The stretch of DNA ACCACCAGTATTTATGTTACCCATGATCAAACAGAAGCAATGACAATGGCTTCCAAGGTAGTCGTTTTAAATCAGGGTAGAATTGAACAAATAGGTTCTCCCCAGGAGCTCTATCAGCAACCGCAGTCATTATTCGTTGCAGGATTTACCGGCCATTATCCAATGAATCTTATACGTGCCCGACTCGATAAAGGCAGCGGTAAAATATCGTCAAAGCTTGGATTTGATCTGCCTGTTCCAAATAGTTCCCATTGTATTGTCGATGAGGTAATCATTGGTATTCGCCCGGAGCATCTTCGCATTAATACAGACGCAGCAACGCCAGCTATCCGGGTGAAAATAGAGTATATTGATGATTTAGGAGCTGATAAACTGATTCACGCACAAAGTATGTGTGGCACAACACAATTTGCAATCAGAGCATCAGCAGATGAACCAATTAGTGATAATCATTTGGATATCGAATTAAACATCGCCAAAGCAAATTTGTTTGATAGTAAAACCGGATTACGAATGGGAGGATGGCATGAGTCAAAACAACACTGCGTTGCGGGATATTAACAAGCCACATTATAACTACTGGCAGGCTCTGGTTCTCTCATTTTTTAGCAGTCGATTGTATGTTGATGTCGGAAAGCGCTGGTTTGGATTGGGAATTGTATACTTATTTATCGCTATATTGGTGTTCGGAACTCCATTTGCCCTGAGAACCACCAATGATTTCAATATTTTCTTTGATCAGCAGTTGCTGACACCTCTTAAAAAAATGCCGCCAATCACGATTCAAAATGGCCTTGTCAGTTTTGATAAGCCCATGCCTTATGAAATAAAAAATCAATCAGGTCAGGTTGTTTCAGTCATTGATACAAGCGGAACGGTGACCGGACGCAGTGAAAAGTATCCTTATCTCACGACGCTTGTTTCTAAAAATCAATTGTCCTTCTGGCCGCCATCGCCCCAGTTTTTCTTTATGAATCAGGCACAGCCGCAGTCGGATACGCCGATAGTGCAAATATTTCCGCCACAAATGAATGAAATTTTCGATGGGAGCAAATGGATTGCCTCTTCAGGGATTGAAACAGTAAAATACCTGTCATTAATTATAATTTATCCGACGGTCATTCTGATCTTCTTTGTGATGTTTCTAACGTTTTTCCTGGTGTTTGGAATGATCGGACAGCTGGTTTCCCGATTGTTTTATAAACTGGATCTGACTTATTCTCAATCATGTCGTTTACTAGCGGTCGGGGCAACTCCGTCAATCGCAATTTTACTGTTGATGCTGGCAGCGAATTTACCTATTCCTGGCTTAGGCGTAGTTATTATTCTTGTTCTATCCTTTTATTTCAGTTTTGCCGTCATTTCATTACGTAATGAAAGTAAAAAGCTGGTGCTTTCGTGAAGGAAACAATCCATTTTGCACATGGAAATGGTTTCCCATCACCTTGTTATCATCAGCTCCTGACCGCATTAGAAACTCGGTACGACTACTGCTATGTGGATCGTATTGGGCATGATGTGCGTTTTCCAGTAACTGAAAACTGGCACTATCTGGTTGATCAGATAGCAGAAAGCGTCAAAGAAAACTGCAGGCCTCCGGTCATTGGAGTAGGGCATTCGCTTGGCGGTGTATTATCCTTAATTGCCGCCATCGAGCACCCGGAGTTATTTTCTGCTGTGGTCATGATTGATTCTCCTTTGTTAAACCGGTTTAAATCAAGGATGGTAAAACTGGCAAAAACCATTGGTCTGATTGATAAAGTGACGCCAGCCGGACGAACTCGAGGCAGGAGACAGCATTGGCCTGATAAACAACAACTATGGGACTATCTTAAAACCAGAGCGCTTTTTTCGAGTTTTCGAGATGATTGTCTGAACGATTATATTAAATATGGCTTTAGCAAAGATGAAGAGGGTTATTCACTGCGATTTGACCGGGACATTGAATACTCCATTTTTCGGACTATTCCACATCAATTTCATCAATATGAAGGTAAATTAAAAATTCCGGCTTTCCTTATTTACGGGGATCAAAGTGATATTGTCAGCCAGTCTGACGTGAGTTACATGAACAAGCACTATGGCATCGTGAGCCAAAAAATGAAGGGAACTCACATGTTGCCAATGGAAAATCCAGAGTTACTTGCCGAGCAGATTTTCAAACTACTTGACCTTAAAAAAATGGGAGATAAACAAAAACAGAGTCAAAATGCTTAATTCTGGCAAAAAACTATTAACCCACTATATACTTAAGATCACGAGACTGTTCATTCAACTGGTGTTCTGCTAAGCGAAATCCATTTCATCTACAGATTCTGCGGCAAACAATGGATCCTTTTCGCATGAACCAGTTCTGTTAACACCCTCTGGGTCCTTGTTTATTATTGACATTGCTAAAAGGAGATGAATGTGTTGCTCAATCTAATTATAACAGCAATCCTGATATATGGATTTTATCAATTGCTGAGCCGACAGGCGTCAATTGTAGTCTGGACAATCAGTTATGCGATTGTCGCCTTGCTTTTTATGAAATATTCTTCGTTGGGATGGTTTGCTCACACATTATTGGGATTAGGATTTTTAATGTTGCTGGCAGGAGCCATCAAACCCTTAAGACGGCAATTAATCTCTAGCCGTTTGTTTAAGGTCGTAAGTAAAGCAATGCCGACTATGTCTGCCACTGAGCGTGAAGCGCTTGAAGCTGGAACGGTCAGCTGGGAAGGTGATTTGTTTAGCGGCGCACCTGATTTTAAACAATTGTTAAATGCACCGGTAAGTCGATTGTCTGATGAGGAACAGGCTTTTATTAATGGCCCGCTGAATGAGTTATGCCGCATGCTGGATGATTGGGACATTACCCATAATCGCACCGACCTGCCTCCTGAAGTCTGGCAATTCATTAAGGAAAAAGGCTTTTTAGGGATGATTATTCCCAAGGAATACGGCGGCCTCGATTTTTCTGCGACGGCCCAGGCCTTTATTCTGGCGCGAGTTTATGGGCGCTCCATTTCTGCTGCAACAACCATTTCCGTGCCCAATTCATTAGGTCCTGCTGAATTACTTTTGAAGTATGGTACAAAAGAACAGAAAGAGTACTATCTGCCTCGGTTAGCGGATGGACGTGAAGTTCCCTGTTTTGCGCTAACAGGCCCCAATGCCGGGTCTGATGCGGCTTCTATTCCAGATAAAGGGATCGTCTGTAAGCAAATGGTTGATGGTAAAGAAGTTTTAGGAATTCGTCTGAACTGGAACAAGCGTTATATTACACTTTGTCCGGTCGCGACGGTGATTGGTTTAGCCTTCCGATTATTTGATCCGGACAACCTGTTGGGTAAAGGCCATGATGTAGGTATTAGTTGTGCGTTAATACCCTCGACTACACCGGGTGTTATCAAGGGTAGAAGGCATTTTCCATTGAATACTGCGTTTCTTAATGGTCCTACTCAGGGTAAGGATGTGTTCATTCCCGTAGATTATCTCATCGGTGGGGCTTCTATGGCAGGTGCGGGCTGGCGCATGCTGATGGAATGCTTAAGTGCCGGCAGAGCGATTTCACTACCCTCCAGTGCAATGGGTGGATCTCAGGCTGGGGCTTTGGCCAGTGGTGCATACTCCCGAGTCAGAAAACAATTTAATCAGGCAATTGCCAATTTTGAAGGCATCGAAGAGCCTTTGGCGCGCATCATGGCCAATACCTACATTATTGATGCAGGGCTTACAATGGCTGCATCAGCAATCGATCACGGGGCTAAACCTTCTGTGGCCGGAGCGATTCTTAAATACCAGACCACTGAAAGAGCACGTCAGGTGTCTTTAGACGCGATGGATATACACGGAGGTAAAGGAATTTGTCTGGGACCTAATAATTATCTGGGCAGAGGCTACCAGAACGCACCGATTGGTATTACTGTTGAGGGGGCGAATATTCTAACCCGTAATCTGATTATTTTCGGACAAGGGGCTATTCGCTGCCATCCTTATGTATTCAAGGAACTTGAAAGTGTTCGCGAAAATAATCTGGCGGCTTTTGATGATGCGTTTTGGGGACATGCCGGCTTCGTTATGGCAAATCTGGCTAAATCAATAGTCTATGCCTTTACTGACGGGCGATTCACAAAGGCTCCACAAAGTAGAGCGAAGCGTTATTATCAGCTCATCAACCGCTATAGTGCCAATCTGGCGTTTACAGCAGACTTTTGTATGGGAATATTGGGAG from Legionella quinlivanii encodes:
- a CDS encoding ABC transporter ATP-binding protein, which produces MATVKLLHVSKEYDKQQILCDVNLNIVQGEFVAIIGPSGCGKSTLLRLVAGLEEISSGQIFFDEQCVNNIAPSKRDIAMVFQNYALYPHMTCFENMAYGLKIRGMSGDSIRRRVLEVAEMLQISACLQRKPQALSGGQRQRVAMGRAIVRSPAVFLFDEPLSNLDTKLRNEMRYEIRKIHQNLATTSIYVTHDQTEAMTMASKVVVLNQGRIEQIGSPQELYQQPQSLFVAGFTGHYPMNLIRARLDKGSGKISSKLGFDLPVPNSSHCIVDEVIIGIRPEHLRINTDAATPAIRVKIEYIDDLGADKLIHAQSMCGTTQFAIRASADEPISDNHLDIELNIAKANLFDSKTGLRMGGWHESKQHCVAGY
- a CDS encoding DUF1189 family protein: MSQNNTALRDINKPHYNYWQALVLSFFSSRLYVDVGKRWFGLGIVYLFIAILVFGTPFALRTTNDFNIFFDQQLLTPLKKMPPITIQNGLVSFDKPMPYEIKNQSGQVVSVIDTSGTVTGRSEKYPYLTTLVSKNQLSFWPPSPQFFFMNQAQPQSDTPIVQIFPPQMNEIFDGSKWIASSGIETVKYLSLIIIYPTVILIFFVMFLTFFLVFGMIGQLVSRLFYKLDLTYSQSCRLLAVGATPSIAILLLMLAANLPIPGLGVVIILVLSFYFSFAVISLRNESKKLVLS
- a CDS encoding alpha/beta fold hydrolase encodes the protein MKETIHFAHGNGFPSPCYHQLLTALETRYDYCYVDRIGHDVRFPVTENWHYLVDQIAESVKENCRPPVIGVGHSLGGVLSLIAAIEHPELFSAVVMIDSPLLNRFKSRMVKLAKTIGLIDKVTPAGRTRGRRQHWPDKQQLWDYLKTRALFSSFRDDCLNDYIKYGFSKDEEGYSLRFDRDIEYSIFRTIPHQFHQYEGKLKIPAFLIYGDQSDIVSQSDVSYMNKHYGIVSQKMKGTHMLPMENPELLAEQIFKLLDLKKMGDKQKQSQNA
- a CDS encoding acyl-CoA dehydrogenase, translated to MLNLIITAILIYGFYQLLSRQASIVVWTISYAIVALLFMKYSSLGWFAHTLLGLGFLMLLAGAIKPLRRQLISSRLFKVVSKAMPTMSATEREALEAGTVSWEGDLFSGAPDFKQLLNAPVSRLSDEEQAFINGPLNELCRMLDDWDITHNRTDLPPEVWQFIKEKGFLGMIIPKEYGGLDFSATAQAFILARVYGRSISAATTISVPNSLGPAELLLKYGTKEQKEYYLPRLADGREVPCFALTGPNAGSDAASIPDKGIVCKQMVDGKEVLGIRLNWNKRYITLCPVATVIGLAFRLFDPDNLLGKGHDVGISCALIPSTTPGVIKGRRHFPLNTAFLNGPTQGKDVFIPVDYLIGGASMAGAGWRMLMECLSAGRAISLPSSAMGGSQAGALASGAYSRVRKQFNQAIANFEGIEEPLARIMANTYIIDAGLTMAASAIDHGAKPSVAGAILKYQTTERARQVSLDAMDIHGGKGICLGPNNYLGRGYQNAPIGITVEGANILTRNLIIFGQGAIRCHPYVFKELESVRENNLAAFDDAFWGHAGFVMANLAKSIVYAFTDGRFTKAPQSRAKRYYQLINRYSANLAFTADFCMGILGGALKRKEKISARLGDVLGNLYLASAVLKRYHDDGEPAADLPLVEWCCQHLLHECERAFRGVITNFPVRWGRILLRTILMPFGSKRHYPADHLGHQLARLMSEPNETRDRMARIVFKEPLPNCPVGRLEDAFHKIYAVESLERKISKAVRDGMLHSLTLLEQIEEAQAAGVLTPEEAVQMREAEQARQAVIAVDDFSDEELRRTAADKSNAKQRKVLSTHDDLPIEAA